One Sandaracinaceae bacterium genomic window, AGGTCGTGAAGGCCCTCAAGGACAGCAAGCTCAAGGTGCAACCCAGCATCCAGGGCGACGTCGTCCGCGTCAGCGGCAAGAAGCGCGACGACCTCCAAGAGGCCATCGCCTACCTGCGCGGGCAAGACCTCGAGATGTCGCTCCAGTACAAGAACTTCCGCGATTGACCTTCGGCCGGCGTGGCCCCCAGAAGCTCGCTCATGACCCACTCCTCCGTGAGACACGCGACACCCGTGAGCCCCACCCGGCATCGGTCTGCTCGGCACCCGCGTCGCCTCGGCTTCGCCGCCGGGGCCGGGGCCCTCGCGCTCGCGCTCCTGACGTGGGCCTCGCTGCCACTGGCCGCGCGCGCTCAGGCTCAGGAGGAGGTGGCCGGTCGCCGGCACCTCAACGTCTCGCTGGGCCTGCCGGTGATGTTGGACAGCGAGGACGCCTACGACCCGTCGCTCGGGACCAAGCTCACGGTGCGCGCCGGGTACGCCATCGACATCCTGGTCATCGAGGGGCACGCCGGCTTCCAGCAGTTCGGCGCCCGAGACCCCTTGGGCTCCGGGCGCGTCACGGCGTACGGTCCGTTCGTCGGCTTCGGCGCGCGCCTGCGCTTCGAGGTGAACGAGACGCTGGTGCCCTACCTGATGGGCGGTCTCCGGCTGAGCTGGTGGGGCAACGAGCTGGACCGCACGCTGCGCTTCTCGCCCACCCTGGTGTCGCAGCTGGGCATCGAGATCCACCTGCGCGGCAGCCGCGACTGGATGATCCACGCGGGCGCCGACTTCGATGTCCACATGCCCGGCAAGGCGTTCGAGCAGCGCGCGTTCGGCGTGGGGCCATACGTCGGCGTGGGGCTTCGGATCTGACGCGCTCGCCTGCCTTCGGCTGCACCGCGCGTCCCTCCCGTCCAAGCAGCACGGGCTTCCGTCCGCCGACCACACTGTCGCCTGGGGAGCGGCCCGCGCAGAGCCTGGCGCGGCAGCGCGGATGGTGGCGCAGCGCATTCCTGCGCCACCCGAGTGGCCGGCTGTGATACGCCAGCAAGCCTGATGCCCGTCGCTCGCCCGCTGGTCGTGCTCGCCCTCCTCGCCAGCCTCGCGCTCACGCTGCGCCCCGTTGTTGCGAGTGCCCAAGACGACGCGCCGGCGGCGGCCCAGGCGGACGCGACGCCCGAGCCCATCTCGCTCACGGCGCAGCGTGGCGCGCCCGAGTCCACCGTCACGCAGCGCCTCACCAGCGCGTTCGGTCTGTTTGCGTTCGTGGGCCTCGCGTGGCTGATGTCCAGCGATCGGCGCCGCATCCCGAGGCGCATCATTGCGTGGGGCCTCGGCCTGCAGCTCCTGTTCGGTCTGTTCGCGCTGAAGACGCGGGTGGGCCTGGCGCTCTTCTCGTTCCTGAACGACGGCGTGGTCGCGCTGCTCGGTTACACCGACCGCGGCACGAGCTTCCTGTTCGGCGCGTACACCACGGACCTCTGGGTGGGGGCTCAGCCGGGGGAGGCTGGGACCTTCCTGGCGCGCGCGCCGCTGGCGCTCAAAGTGCTGCCCACCATCATCTTCTTCTCTGCGCTGATGGCGGTGCTCTACCACGTGGGTGTGATGCAGCGCATGGTCGCGGCCATCGCCTGGGTCATGCAGCGCACCATGCGCACCAGCGGCTCGGAGACCCTGTCTGCGGCCGCCAACATCTTCGTGGGACAGACCGAGGCGCCGTTGGTGGTCCGTCCGTACCTCGACGCGATGACCCGCTCCGAGCTGATGGCCATCATGGTGGGCGGGTTCGCGACGGTGGCTGGCGGCGTGCTGGCCGCCTACGTCGGCATGCTGCAGGCGTACTTCCCCGACATCGCGGGCCACCTCATCGCAGCCAGCGTGATGAGCGCGCCGGCTGCCTTGGTGATCGCGAAGGTCATGCAGCCCGAGACCGAGACCTCCGCCACGGCATCTGGCGTGGACCTGACTCTCGAGAAGGTCGACGCGAACGTCATCGAGGCCGCGGCACGGGGGGCGTCGGAGGGGCTCATGTTGGCGCTCAACGTGGGCGCCATGCTGCTCGCCTTCGTGGCGCTGGTGGCGCTCGCCAACGCGCTGCTGGCCGTCCCCTTCGACGCCTACAACCATCTCACGGGGGCGAGCGCCACGGCAGTGACGCTCGAGCAGATCCTGGGCGTCGTGTTCTGGCCGGTCGCGTTCCTGATGGGTGTCGACGTCGGGGAGTGCGGTCTCGTCGCGGGGTTCTTGGGCGAGAAGATCGTCCTGAACGAGTTCGTGTCCTACCTGCACCTGGGGGAGACCCTGCGCACCAC contains:
- a CDS encoding NupC/NupG family nucleoside CNT transporter; the encoded protein is MPVARPLVVLALLASLALTLRPVVASAQDDAPAAAQADATPEPISLTAQRGAPESTVTQRLTSAFGLFAFVGLAWLMSSDRRRIPRRIIAWGLGLQLLFGLFALKTRVGLALFSFLNDGVVALLGYTDRGTSFLFGAYTTDLWVGAQPGEAGTFLARAPLALKVLPTIIFFSALMAVLYHVGVMQRMVAAIAWVMQRTMRTSGSETLSAAANIFVGQTEAPLVVRPYLDAMTRSELMAIMVGGFATVAGGVLAAYVGMLQAYFPDIAGHLIAASVMSAPAALVIAKVMQPETETSATASGVDLTLEKVDANVIEAAARGASEGLMLALNVGAMLLAFVALVALANALLAVPFDAYNHLTGASATAVTLEQILGVVFWPVAFLMGVDVGECGLVAGFLGEKIVLNEFVSYLHLGETLRTTPEALSPRSVVLVTYALCGFANFSSIAIQVGGIGSIAPSRRADVARLGLRAMIGGALAACMTASVAGVLL